Within Coffea arabica cultivar ET-39 chromosome 4e, Coffea Arabica ET-39 HiFi, whole genome shotgun sequence, the genomic segment GTTCAAGcgtaaattgaaataaatatgcaacttaaattttttaaaaataaattactactgCATGTCCGAAATTTACTTTTTGGAGAGTAGGTTTAGTTCATActatttttcatagtattttaaaatatataagtacaaaaaattttaaattatacctataatcatGTATTATACGAGTATATTacgagtacttactaactaaggtactaagCGTTAATCATTGATAAAACATCTtatcgttatttcaaataaacttcctaatactagtttgagataagttttaaagtaaaatagtacatgCGTCCCATAAATCAATAAATCTTGATTATTAATCAAATTTGCCATGTTATCAGTaataattactatttatgtataaaaacttactattacttgaattaaacttactaaggTATATTATGAGTgcttactaactaaggtactaagttttaatcattaataaaaatattttatcattatttcaaataaacttcctaatactacTTTGAGATAAGGTTTTAATGTAAAAATTGTACATGCATTccaaaaaatggtaaattttgatccttaatcatttttattgccatgttattagtaagaattactatttatgtataaaaacttactgttatttgaactaaacttactcttttaaaagtaagtttgggatatCAAGTAGTAatctatttatttaaaaattaagtttaatatttattccaatttaccttttgaggtataaaagttactaatctaTTACacttaacttactattttagatagGAAACTTACTTCCATaattttaggtgttattttATTTAGGTGAATAGGTCCaacaataaatcaaatgatCGCTAAAAGTGCAACAACAtgttatatcaggtaaaaactatttcgctatcATAACTATTGTTtagtatctatatctatatgtattgctgAGGGGGTTTTGGATAAGGAGCTTCCAAAATTATCAAAAGTCTGAATGCTATTTTAatagaattttacatttttataattaaaaaatatttatctcttaactaatCATGTAACCGGCCctacaaatcctataatcatgcttatatttTTTCCACATTTCCCTCATGTTTTTTCCACTACCCCATAAAATTCAAACTCCTAAACTTTAACTAACGGATAATAACCACCCCTGTAAAATGATATCTGCAAATTCCAATTCACATCTCACATTTATTACTGACACTTATCATATCACTTAGAGTAATAACTAACCGTTAATTTAAGAAATTCACAACTACGAAAGtcaaatatccaaaatttaggagcctgtttaaattacaattttcacaattcaacGTATCTTATTGCCATAATATATTTTACTCTCACATTCATTCACAAATTATAAAggcattaaaaataaataatttttttaataaaaattaattcaaaggtagttaattcacacacacacacatatacatatatatatatattctcataatgcatatatatataagattatcaaatcgaatgcataatattggtaagtatttcattttaaaataaaaaaaacatgcaattacatttatttctatccatatatcattcattttctaatataaattattattattattttacgaTCCATCTTTTGCAAAAACACAATTCTTGAATGATTTACAGTTTTTTTCATACTTTGAACTATTGTTAGACAAatcttaaattttatttatgctggtataattttttaaacttttttcaaattaaaatggtataatcttttgatttattttaataatgtaaGCACCGTATGTAGCACGGATATTCACACTAGCTGTCCTTGTACGACCGAGCCTGAGAGTTTGAGCATGTTTTGGTTGAATgttataattcaaaatttggggTTTGGAGGGAATAGCTTATATCCATTGtaatcaaaactcaaacaaatgTGGGGATAAACCTGATTGTCACAACAAACTATACAAATGTGGGGATAAatcttagttagtaagtactcataatatacctgtataataaatgattataggtataatttaatattttttgtatttatatattttaaaatactatgaaaagtaaccttgtaaaatatataataaaattttgtcttatcataagtttgtattcattttcaatttttgaaaagtttgaaagtttggataacaataacaacaaatcttcctagttaCACGTAGAATATCACTTGTTTCtatatcacaatttttataatttaacacctatgaatataataaaataaaattattattttataatacgataaaattttattattttctaaggtcatgtgaaaggtcaaaatatttttcacagaatattttaaaatatataagtacaaaagaatattaaattatacatttaaTCATGCATTATACAAGTATGTTacgagtacttactaactaatgtgctaagttttaatcatttataaaatattttattgttatttcaaataagctTTCTAGTATTAATTTGGTATAAGTCATAAAGGATTGAGTGATTTGAGTCAGTTGCTTCTGTGTTAATTTTGACTGTGGTTAACGAACTCAATGATTTAGTCCGTCTACCTTAGGTTAGTGGGAAAATGGGTCGCAGCTGGCTGGAATAAAATTGTAATAAAcccgttttccaataaaaaattaattttttatcgctttcctccattataagaacaaagtacccattttcctaaaaaaaattatttatcggataaaataaaaataaacccgtttttcaataaaattctaactctttatgcctttcctctattataagaactGTGCACCCATTttgccataaacaaatttatttatcgaataaaaaaatttatttatcgaaaaaataaaaataagcccGTTTCTCAATAAAACATCAGCCCTTTATGGCTTTCTTCCCTTATAAGAAAAGAGTATTCATTTTGccataaacaaatttttttatcaaataaaataaaaataaactcttttttcaataaaaaactagttctttatgactttcctccattataagaatatagtatccatttttctaaaaaaatattatttatcgaataaaataaaaatgaacctgttttttcaataaaacaccaactctttatagttttcctctattataagtacaaagtacccatttttcataaataaatttatttattggatgaaaaaataaatatatttttcaataaaacaccaatTCTTTATAGTTTTCCTCCGTTCACTGCAACAAAAAAGGGTATTAGCGACAACAACTTTAGCAAGAAGTAGAAAGGTTGACGCTATTAAGAGGCttatagcaaggaaaagaacaaTACTTCACCAAAAATTAGAGCCATCATATACTCTGCGAGGGCAAGGATTTTTTTCGGTTAAAATTCTCGCCAAAAGAAGTGCGGGAAAGCTTCCCTCCAAATACTGATTCTAGTGGGCCAAAGTTTCTATGTTATTGGTGAGAAATCATGGgtgtttttttttgtgaaaatttcaaaattttgctcaTTTCCAATTTTTAGCAGAGCCGcgcattgaaaattttttaaccaTTCCTGGCACAGCACTTGTCAAGCGTAGCACCACATGAATTCCAAGTCTTCCATACTTGCAAGGCTATTTTTCCAAATATTGTTCTCAGATCAGAGCCCTCGAAAGTTCAATTGCAACCTCCCCTACACCTTTctccttttatctctctttccctctctatCAATTTTCAGTTTCCCGTAGACATATGGTTCCTCTCTTCCTCTCTAGCATCCAGATCTGAATTTATACAATCATGGACACACTTTAAAGACCCTTTCGATGCAATGGCAGACTTCAAGGAAAAGCGATGGTGCAGGTTTTTTAAGCAGATATGTTATTTTTATCTCTGTTTTGTCAATTGcttgtttcttgtatttttggtcaatttaacAATCGCAAGATAAACTTTTTAAAATTGTAGGCTTCTACCTCAGTGGATTAGAGTGAATGGGCATCTCAGTTGGAGTAGAGAAGGGGGTCTTACTGGAAGGCAAAATGAAAACGGCCAGTCAAAATTTCAGATCTAAGATTTCAGGTAGTCTCCAACATATTTTCATACTAGAATTCTTCCTTCCACGATTTGATTTTTTCCCTGCTTTGTTGTATTGTTCAATCTCGTCTCTTTACCACTCTCATTTTCATTCCTCCGTACCTCTCGTTGCCCAGCCCTAATTGTCCCCTTTTGTTGTCCCAAACCCTCTTTTGTTGTCCCAAACCCCCTAATTCTCTTACGCTGCAATGAAGAATGAATTTAATTCTAGCACCTGGAATTAATTTTTGCTATTTAGCTTTTAAGTTGCTATACTGAGTGATATTGGCTTGTGCTTCAGAGAACGACAAAGGCATTTTTTATGATATCCTAGCGGGGCGCCTTGATTTCCAAAGCTCTCCCTGGCCTTCAATATCGTCTGGTGCAAAGGATCTTGTTACGAAAATGTTAACAATGGATCCTCGGAAAAGGATCACTGCTGCCGAAGCCCTTGGTAaatagtaaaaacttttgaccttcaatattattattttttgtcctTCTCAAGTCATTTGGCTCTATTTACCTGTTGCTGTAAAGAAACTATTATATATTGTACAGAGAGTAAATAGCGTATGGAGTATAACACTCCATGTAGTGGCAGTAGTTAACATTGTCTGTATTGCGCTTCTTGGAAAGAAAATAGTATATAATGTTTACATCCTCCAAATAATTGCATACCTATAATTCAGATCATCATCTAAATTTGGCTAAACATATATGAACCAGAACATCAATGGCTCAAGGAAGGTGGTGAAGCATCAGATACGCCTATTGACAGTGTTGTGCAAATAAGGATGAAGCAATTTAGAGCAATGAACAAGCTGAAAAAGCTGGCTTTAAAGGTAATGAATCGATATGTAAATTTCTTTGGACAGCGCAGTTTCCATAATGAACTAGTGAATACATTTGACAGTCATTCATAAGAGTACTTTCCCTTCTACATTTGCTTTATGATTCCTCTTTCTAGAGTTATTGATAGCTGAAACATGAAATTACTGGAAGGTTGTTGCAGAAAACCTTTCAGAAGAAGAAATCAAGGGGTTGAGACAAATGTTCAACAACATGGACATGGATAGAAGTGGTACCATTACTTATGAAGAGCTCAAAACTGGGCTATCTAGGTTGGGATTCAAGCTTtcagaagaagaaatacaagaaTTGATGGAAGCTGTAAGCAACCCGCGACTATGGAGGAGGTTCCTTGTGTTAACTCACACATGGGGAACCAAAGGCTAATTTTTCATTTACTAAAATAATAAATGAATGTTGACTTGAACTCTAAGTGAGTGAATCTTTTAAAGCAATTAAAACATAACGTCTTTGATATATGTAGGCTAATGCAAGTTTAATTTATCTAACTACCAATGtaaatttctgtttaataattttttctcCATTGGACTCTGTAGGTTGATGGTGGATTGTAGTAAACCTGGCTATGAAGCTCTTACAAGCTACTTCGATTATGGACTTCGCCAATTAATGCAAACATGATACTCATTGTATATCGGCACAGGGTCTATCTTAGCATTTGTTATCCCTGACAATTTTGGTTGTACATATTAAAGCCTAATTAGGATTTGATTTGAGTATCTTTGTGCTTTGTACTGTTGATAGTATTGGTTGTAATATATTGTTGCTCGTTTTGTATTTGTAATGACAAATTGGTTTGTTATTTCATATAAAATTTTTGCTATATCTCAATATTGACATTAATGATACCTCTTGCTaaaaaaatggttgaaaaaaaaagtagcaaCTACAGTCACAAAGCTGCTTTTGGCAACTTTCTTGCAAAAAAATCATCTAGCTGCATTTGATCGTCTTTGGTAAGGGGTCGATGGTTTCTAATTAAAGAAGTTACTTGTTTATGACAAAATGGGCACTCTtttcttataatggagaaaagtcataaagagttgatgctttattgaaaaataagtttatttttattttatccgataaacaaATTCCTTTTTGCCTtcaaaatgggtactctgttcttataatggaggaaagtcataaagaactggtgttttattgaaaaaatgggtttatttttattttatctgataaataaatttatttatggaaaaatgggtactctgttcctAAAATGGAGGAAAGTCCTAAAGAGCCGGTCTTTTATTaaaaaacgggtttatttttattttattcgaaaaataaatttgtttatgaaaaaatgggtactctgttcttataatggaggaaagccataaagggCTGgtcttttattgaaaaatagatttatttttattttatctgataaataaatttatttatgagaaaattggtactctgttcttataatggagaaaagctataaagagctggtcttttattagaaaatggatttatttttattttattcgataaataaatttagttatgaaaaaatgggtactctgt encodes:
- the LOC113741405 gene encoding calcium-dependent protein kinase-like isoform X1 — translated: MGISVGVEKGVLLEGKMKTASQNFRSKISENDKGIFYDILAGRLDFQSSPWPSISSGAKDLVTKMLTMDPRKRITAAEALEHQWLKEGGEASDTPIDSVVQIRMKQFRAMNKLKKLALKVVAENLSEEEIKGLRQMFNNMDMDRSGTITYEELKTGLSRLGFKLSEEEIQELMEAVSNPRLWRRFLVLTHTWGTKG
- the LOC113741405 gene encoding calcium-dependent protein kinase-like isoform X2, with the translated sequence MGISVGVEKGVLLEGKMKTASQNFRSKISENDKGIFYDILAGRLDFQSSPWPSISSGAKDLVTKMLTMDPRKRITAAEALEHQWLKEGGEASDTPIDSVVQIRMKQFRAMNKLKKLALKVVAENLSEEEIKGLRQMFNNMDMDRSGTITYEELKTGLSRLGFKLSEEEIQELMEAVDGGL